From Halodesulfovibrio aestuarii DSM 17919 = ATCC 29578, one genomic window encodes:
- a CDS encoding autotransporter outer membrane beta-barrel domain-containing protein, whose translation MLPLRENSIEQQTVAWKRPSSFILGLCTMLCIVFFADSIWATENSGTIENNPTGYKLSTGEHFINAKEGIVKGGPYTAPIVVIDASTSGSDAIIENYGLIHSENIHGLKAVNLTDGTLKNYGTITAKGYMGMPTIYPNIVYVTNGTVYNYGKIEELPESAPSTGVVLHDSTLHNQGTINVSSAIFAAGNSKVYLETGTNITGSVTTDSSGLAELYLADSGTVNFEISSKWKFLQKTGAGIWVIDKDINANFGSVSIHQGTLALGNGSFGDSIKNTLTLHSGATLDLGTNELEAPNSIFMPNSTIKVTLTSNEHGSLIGDNVTMGENVVILPTIKDTVTNELYTLIIANEASSYAGATLSNKKDKISSLFSSYELIKGSGSLKLKVAPVSDEYLVQQGINITDAHAIKTAFKNDNVSMGKLASLSIEKAKKALKQAHAEPMSEVISAVRDAGYAAQGVITRRLFAARSASLASNEATGLSSGSEELSWKIWGQGFGSVSSETAHNDSNGYDANTTGLTFGVDKALVENFRLGLAYSYIYTDVDSKSSSNNNEVDSNLLTVYCEKLFGDDMYLDAHISYGFNNYKAKRYMTELGLQAKADFDGSTFNLGGEFGKSFNFTSNPITITPYIGLAYSYISIDSYKESGAGSSNLIVDDTYNNVFTSTLGARFGATFNAFKPEMHAAWVHDWAQEEISTNAEFANSGAALSSSAVSNDPDKINLGLGLGWQVSDVVTLDLTADYLGSAHMDSWGGTVKMSYEF comes from the coding sequence ATGTTGCCCCTTAGAGAAAATAGTATAGAGCAACAAACTGTCGCATGGAAACGACCATCAAGTTTTATCTTAGGGCTATGCACAATGCTGTGCATAGTTTTTTTTGCCGATTCAATATGGGCTACTGAAAATTCAGGAACTATAGAAAATAATCCAACGGGATATAAGCTTTCTACTGGCGAACACTTCATTAATGCTAAAGAAGGTATCGTTAAAGGTGGTCCATACACTGCACCAATTGTTGTAATTGATGCCTCTACCTCAGGCAGTGACGCGATCATAGAAAATTACGGTCTGATTCATTCTGAGAATATCCATGGTCTCAAGGCTGTTAACCTCACTGACGGAACACTAAAAAACTATGGAACGATAACCGCTAAGGGGTATATGGGCATGCCTACCATATACCCAAATATCGTCTACGTCACAAACGGAACTGTATACAACTACGGCAAAATAGAAGAGCTGCCAGAAAGCGCGCCAAGTACAGGAGTAGTGCTTCACGACAGCACTCTGCATAACCAAGGTACTATTAATGTCAGCAGTGCTATCTTTGCTGCTGGAAATTCCAAAGTTTATCTTGAGACTGGAACAAACATTACAGGAAGTGTTACGACAGACTCTTCCGGACTTGCAGAACTCTACTTAGCCGACTCCGGCACTGTTAACTTTGAAATCAGCAGCAAATGGAAATTCCTCCAAAAAACCGGAGCTGGGATATGGGTAATCGACAAAGATATCAATGCCAACTTCGGTTCTGTTTCCATACATCAGGGGACACTGGCCTTAGGAAACGGTTCATTTGGTGACAGCATAAAAAACACGTTGACGCTGCACTCAGGCGCAACTCTTGATCTCGGTACAAATGAGCTGGAAGCCCCTAACAGCATATTTATGCCAAACTCAACCATCAAGGTTACACTGACCTCGAATGAGCATGGATCACTCATCGGGGATAACGTTACAATGGGTGAGAACGTTGTAATACTTCCTACTATAAAAGATACAGTAACCAACGAACTCTATACATTAATCATTGCAAATGAAGCATCATCATACGCTGGCGCGACCCTTTCCAACAAAAAGGATAAGATTTCCAGTTTATTTTCTTCCTATGAACTCATCAAAGGAAGTGGCAGCCTTAAGCTGAAGGTTGCACCTGTCTCCGATGAATATCTGGTGCAACAAGGCATCAATATTACAGACGCCCATGCCATTAAAACAGCATTCAAAAACGATAACGTCAGCATGGGAAAGCTAGCCAGTCTGAGCATAGAAAAAGCCAAAAAAGCTCTGAAACAAGCACATGCCGAACCAATGTCGGAGGTCATTTCTGCCGTACGCGATGCTGGCTACGCAGCTCAAGGCGTAATTACACGACGATTATTTGCGGCCCGCTCTGCATCTCTTGCCTCGAACGAGGCAACTGGACTTTCATCCGGTAGTGAAGAATTAAGCTGGAAAATATGGGGCCAAGGATTCGGAAGCGTCTCCTCCGAAACTGCTCATAACGACAGCAACGGCTATGATGCCAACACGACCGGACTTACCTTTGGTGTAGACAAGGCACTTGTTGAAAACTTCCGCCTCGGTCTTGCATACTCCTATATATATACAGACGTTGACTCCAAAAGTTCTTCCAACAATAACGAAGTAGATAGCAATCTGCTGACCGTATATTGCGAAAAACTTTTTGGCGACGATATGTATCTTGATGCCCACATTTCTTATGGCTTTAATAACTACAAAGCAAAACGGTACATGACAGAACTCGGCCTGCAGGCCAAAGCAGACTTCGATGGGTCTACCTTCAATTTAGGTGGTGAATTCGGCAAGAGTTTCAATTTCACCTCAAATCCCATCACTATCACTCCATATATTGGCTTAGCCTACTCGTACATAAGCATAGACTCATATAAAGAATCCGGTGCCGGCTCTTCAAACCTTATTGTAGACGACACCTACAACAACGTTTTCACCAGCACTCTGGGTGCCCGTTTCGGCGCCACCTTTAATGCCTTCAAACCAGAAATGCATGCGGCTTGGGTTCATGATTGGGCACAAGAGGAAATCAGCACCAATGCAGAATTTGCAAACAGCGGTGCAGCACTCTCAAGCAGTGCTGTTTCTAATGACCCCGACAAAATAAACCTCGGTCTTGGACTAGGCTGGCAAGTATCAGACGTCGTTACACTTGACCTTACCGCAGACTACCTTGGCAGCGCGCACATGGATAGCTGGGGTGGCACAGTTAAAATGAGTTATGAATTCTAA
- a CDS encoding efflux RND transporter periplasmic adaptor subunit: MTNRNVLLLTVCALLSLTLFASGCSNDTPASQAANTPPPPMVATTIVANGDVPLTRKYVGQTAGSREVQVRARTGGILLERTYVEGSWVEEGDVLFKIDPKPAQATYDQAKGDLAKLEAKLQNAKLERDRTASLRDAKVVSAQEYDDTVAAYDSALASVEAAKARVREAKLNLDYTEVTAPISGITSKETRSEGSLITLDESGSLLTTITVLNPLYVNFSIPGTEDLAMRRMMANGNARLAKDGYTLQLQLADGSLLNEEGKINFADRMVDPKTGTISMRGQFENKKGLLLPGEFVRVIIKGAILNKAISVPQSAVLFTSNAPLVYVLDKNNVASPRPVTLGETMGTSFIIKEGLQGGERIVSQGIIKVRPGSPVNPAPAKATAQGDA, translated from the coding sequence ATGACAAACAGGAATGTCTTATTACTGACAGTGTGTGCACTTCTGTCTCTGACTTTGTTTGCCAGCGGATGCAGCAACGACACACCTGCATCACAGGCAGCAAACACACCTCCGCCGCCTATGGTTGCTACAACTATTGTTGCTAACGGTGACGTTCCACTTACTCGTAAGTATGTTGGACAAACTGCCGGCTCTCGAGAAGTACAAGTACGTGCCCGTACTGGTGGTATTTTATTGGAGCGTACCTACGTTGAAGGTAGCTGGGTAGAAGAAGGCGATGTGCTCTTTAAAATCGACCCTAAACCTGCTCAGGCTACATATGATCAGGCAAAAGGCGACTTAGCAAAACTTGAAGCAAAACTTCAAAATGCCAAACTTGAACGGGACCGTACAGCTTCCCTGCGTGATGCAAAAGTCGTCAGCGCACAGGAATATGACGATACTGTGGCAGCATATGACAGTGCTCTTGCAAGTGTAGAGGCAGCAAAGGCTCGTGTTCGCGAAGCTAAACTCAACCTTGATTACACTGAGGTAACTGCACCTATTTCCGGCATCACCAGTAAAGAAACCCGTTCAGAAGGCAGTCTCATTACCCTTGATGAATCCGGCAGCCTACTGACCACAATCACAGTGCTCAACCCACTGTATGTTAACTTCTCCATTCCGGGCACAGAAGATCTGGCTATGCGCCGCATGATGGCAAACGGCAACGCCCGACTTGCAAAAGATGGCTATACTCTGCAACTGCAACTGGCAGACGGCAGCCTCTTGAATGAAGAAGGAAAAATTAACTTTGCAGACAGAATGGTCGACCCAAAAACAGGCACTATCAGCATGCGCGGACAGTTTGAAAATAAAAAAGGATTACTGCTTCCGGGTGAATTTGTACGCGTAATTATTAAAGGCGCCATTCTTAATAAAGCTATTTCCGTACCACAAAGCGCTGTACTGTTCACAAGTAACGCACCGCTTGTTTACGTGCTTGATAAAAACAACGTCGCCTCTCCTCGTCCTGTCACCCTTGGCGAGACCATGGGTACCAGCTTTATTATTAAAGAAGGCTTACAGGGGGGGGAACGTATTGTTTCCCAAGGCATCATTAAAGTTCGTCCGGGGTCACCTGTTAATCCAGCTCCAGCTAAAGCAACCGCCCAAGGGGACGCGTAA
- the queD gene encoding 6-carboxytetrahydropterin synthase QueD gives MEIYVSLSFDAAHRLPNVPEGHKCGNLHGHTFVTEIYVSGTVDKTSGWVIDFNDIKAAAKPVIDQLDHNYLNDIEGLQNPTSENIAVWVWNKLKPTLPGLSKIVVKESPTSAAIYTGL, from the coding sequence ATGGAAATTTACGTTTCCTTAAGCTTTGACGCAGCCCACCGTTTGCCGAATGTGCCCGAGGGACACAAATGCGGCAATTTGCATGGGCATACGTTCGTTACAGAAATATACGTCTCAGGTACCGTTGATAAAACCTCTGGCTGGGTGATCGACTTCAACGACATTAAGGCCGCGGCCAAGCCGGTAATTGACCAACTTGACCATAATTACCTCAATGACATTGAAGGACTGCAAAATCCGACCAGCGAGAATATTGCCGTGTGGGTGTGGAATAAATTGAAGCCAACCCTGCCGGGCCTTTCCAAGATTGTTGTAAAAGAAAGCCCTACTTCCGCTGCCATATACACTGGTTTATAG
- the queE gene encoding 7-carboxy-7-deazaguanine synthase: protein MSFKVTEIFYTLQGEGFHAGRAAVFCRFSGCNLWTGREEDRKHAACKFCDTNFVQLAESGGTFASASELASKIINTFPNIQHTKYTPYVVFTGGEPALQVTSELLNLLKERKVEIGIETNGTLPLPEGIDWITVSPKAGTQLSVTSGSELKLVWPQENVSLADFQNLDFEHFYLQPKDSLQRSAATQLAVEACRENPVWKLSLQTHKYIGIP from the coding sequence ATGTCTTTTAAGGTTACCGAAATTTTCTATACTCTGCAGGGAGAAGGTTTCCATGCTGGAAGAGCTGCCGTATTCTGTCGCTTTTCCGGGTGCAATCTCTGGACGGGACGGGAAGAAGACCGGAAACATGCCGCATGTAAATTCTGTGACACAAATTTTGTACAGCTTGCTGAATCAGGCGGAACATTTGCCAGCGCTTCAGAGCTTGCCTCAAAAATTATAAATACATTCCCAAATATTCAACACACCAAATATACTCCTTATGTTGTTTTTACGGGTGGAGAACCTGCGCTACAGGTAACTTCCGAACTGCTCAACCTGTTGAAGGAACGAAAAGTTGAGATTGGCATAGAAACTAACGGCACACTCCCTTTACCGGAAGGAATCGATTGGATTACTGTAAGCCCCAAAGCCGGCACCCAGTTAAGTGTAACTTCAGGTAGTGAGCTTAAGTTGGTATGGCCGCAAGAAAATGTTTCCCTTGCTGATTTTCAGAATCTTGATTTTGAGCATTTTTATCTCCAGCCTAAAGATAGCCTGCAACGCTCAGCTGCGACACAGTTAGCCGTTGAGGCATGCCGTGAAAACCCTGTCTGGAAACTGAGTTTACAGACGCATAAATATATTGGAATTCCATAG
- the queC gene encoding 7-cyano-7-deazaguanine synthase QueC, producing MNNSALVIFSGGQDSTTCLAWALERFDSVATIGFSYGQRHSIEMDCRKNVLSEIRDIRKNWGQRLTHDEVLEISLFNEIGGTALTEEVEIQMGENGLPTTFVPGRNLVFLTAASAYAYRQGIRHIIMGVCETDFSGYPDCRDDTIKAMQVALNLGMESRFVIHTPLMWIDKAATWTMADELGGKPFVNLVREHTHTCYLGDRTELHAWGYGCGTCPACELRAKGWEQFEKGKQK from the coding sequence ATGAACAACTCCGCATTGGTGATTTTTTCAGGTGGTCAGGATTCTACGACATGTCTTGCCTGGGCTCTTGAACGGTTTGACAGCGTAGCGACCATTGGATTTTCTTACGGGCAACGGCATAGTATCGAAATGGACTGCCGTAAAAATGTGTTGTCCGAGATCCGTGATATCAGAAAGAACTGGGGACAGCGCCTGACGCATGATGAAGTGCTGGAAATCAGTCTCTTCAATGAAATTGGCGGAACAGCGCTTACTGAAGAAGTCGAAATTCAGATGGGTGAAAACGGACTGCCAACTACGTTTGTTCCCGGCCGAAACCTTGTCTTTCTTACCGCGGCATCAGCCTATGCTTACCGGCAGGGAATTCGCCACATTATCATGGGGGTTTGTGAAACAGATTTTTCCGGCTATCCGGATTGCCGTGATGACACTATAAAAGCCATGCAGGTTGCTTTAAACCTAGGCATGGAGTCCCGCTTTGTCATTCATACCCCGCTGATGTGGATAGACAAAGCTGCCACATGGACAATGGCAGACGAGCTGGGCGGAAAACCTTTTGTTAATCTTGTGCGGGAGCATACCCATACTTGTTATTTAGGCGATAGAACTGAATTACATGCATGGGGATACGGCTGCGGAACCTGCCCTGCGTGTGAATTGCGTGCAAAAGGATGGGAACAGTTCGAAAAAGGAAAGCAAAAGTAA
- a CDS encoding alpha/beta fold hydrolase translates to MFSPSSLLHRLLVTILMFSAAGCALHSPTATELATENKFIRHVYTAPTFDIVAYTRFAPSDDLTVYIEGDGRAWLTRTRPSSDPTPVPPLALALAVKDPTPNVVYLARPCQYTAGTSGFRTCTTRDWTSARMSPDVINDMNNALTQIKTESGARRLHLVGYSGGGGVAILLAAQRKDVASIRTVAGNLNISLWTRLHNISPLSGSLPPENYTHAVRNIPQTHYVGAEDSNIPVEIAKSFIKRSSGAHIAVNVISGCSHSKGWEEKWPYLLHAYHQNVP, encoded by the coding sequence ATGTTCTCCCCATCCTCATTACTGCACCGCCTTCTTGTCACAATCCTTATGTTCAGTGCAGCCGGTTGCGCATTGCATTCTCCAACGGCAACAGAACTAGCAACTGAGAACAAATTTATCCGCCATGTCTACACTGCCCCCACCTTCGACATAGTAGCGTACACCCGTTTCGCTCCGAGCGATGACCTTACAGTTTACATAGAAGGCGACGGTCGGGCATGGCTCACGCGAACCAGACCATCCTCCGACCCTACGCCCGTACCACCGCTGGCACTTGCTCTAGCCGTAAAAGACCCTACGCCCAACGTTGTATATCTTGCCCGCCCCTGCCAATATACAGCAGGCACGTCAGGATTTAGAACATGCACAACACGCGACTGGACCTCTGCCCGTATGAGTCCTGACGTTATCAATGACATGAACAATGCGTTGACTCAAATCAAAACAGAAAGCGGTGCTCGACGGTTACATTTGGTGGGCTACTCCGGAGGGGGAGGTGTGGCCATATTACTTGCAGCACAACGGAAAGATGTCGCTTCAATCCGCACCGTAGCCGGCAATCTTAATATTTCATTATGGACTCGGCTGCATAATATCTCCCCTCTTTCCGGCTCGCTGCCCCCCGAAAACTATACTCATGCGGTACGTAACATCCCCCAGACACATTACGTGGGTGCAGAAGACTCAAACATTCCAGTAGAAATTGCCAAATCTTTTATCAAAAGATCCTCTGGAGCCCACATTGCTGTAAACGTCATTTCTGGCTGCTCTCACTCCAAAGGCTGGGAAGAGAAATGGCCATATCTATTACACGCCTATCATCAAAACGTCCCCTAA